In a single window of the Oscarella lobularis chromosome 2, ooOscLobu1.1, whole genome shotgun sequence genome:
- the LOC136200109 gene encoding E3 ubiquitin-protein ligase SMURF2-like, translated as MSTNPSSRTKLRLTLLCAKNLVKRDLFRLPDPFARVTVDGSGESHATDPVKSSLDPKWNKHYDLYLTKADSVTISIWNYRKTRNNREKEGFLGCVKLGGVAIHRLKDTGYQRLDLTKSPDSEDDCVVRGQVVVSFSSHDHARPQMPASDPNELPEGWEERKTPTGRVYYVNHVTRTTRWDKPTRSAYESLPPPTGVRPPTSRRSAPLLTSLSENGTSSSSPSGTHPPRSLTPEGRRLHRVPERSSISTTSGSRSGGGGPSSSSLAVPPPPPPPPPPSSSSSSHHSQHSHHSSRRETVQISRQRYLNRSALHPLPELPDGYEQRTTPHGQVYFVHSATGVSTWHDPRVPRTLLVPDEELGELPEGWEIRETATGRRYYVDHNNRTTQFTDPRLARKMANSGSFPRQKRDLVQKMKRLRHELTQLQPETGHCRIEVSREDVFEDSYRQIMRMRPKDLKKRLMIKFRGEDGLDYGGIAREWLYLLSHEMLNPYYGLFQYSRDDLYTLQINRDSAINPEHLSYFHFVGRVIGMALFHGHYIDGGFAMPFYKQMLNKPNTIEDMEFVDPEYFNGLKWLLENDITDVIDAFFTVQHNAFGEMKTYELKEEGSKVQVTEQNKREYVRLLVQWRLRHGVEKQMQVLLKGFHEFIQPHLLKPFDERELELLIGGLGKIDTVDWKANTKLKHCTPDHPVVQWFWKIVESYDEEQKARLLQFVTGSSRVPLEGFKALQGSTGSAGPRLFTLHLVDANTDLLPKAHTCFNRLDLPHYETYEKMYEKLTCAVEETCGFLVE; from the exons ATGTCGACGAAcccgtcgtcgcgaacgaagCTTCGTCTCACGC TTCTTTGCGCAAAGAATCTCGTCAAGCGCGATCTCTTTC GTCTCCCCGATCCGTTCGCTCGCGTAACGGTCGACGGAAGCGGCGAGAGCCACGCGACCGACCCGGTGAAGAGTTCTCTCGATCCGAAGTGGAATAAGCACTACGACCT ATATCTCACGAAAGCGGATAGCGTCACGATCAGTATCTGGAATTATCGAAAGACGCGAAACAATCGCGAAAAGGAGGGGTTTCTCGGCTGCGTCAAgctcggcggcgtcgcgatTCATCGGCTCAAGGACACGGGAT ATCAGCGGCTCGATCTCACAAAGTCTCCCGACAGCGAGGACGACTGCGTCGTGCGCGGACAAGTCGTTG TGAGCTTCTCGTCTCACGATCACGCTCGACCTCAGATGCCGGCGAGCGATCCCAACGAACTTCCAGAAGG CTGGGAAGAACGCAAAACACCTACGGGGCGTGTCTATTACGtaaatcacgtgacccgCACAACCAGATGGGACAAACCCACACGTTCGGCGTATGAAAGTTTGCCGCCTCCTACCGGAGTGCGTCCGccgacgtcacgtcgatcTGCAcctcttttgacgtcactgtcaGAAAAtggaacgtcgtcttcgtcgccatcTGGGACTCATCCTCCAAGGAGTCTAACGCCCGAGGGACGACGGTTGCATCGGGTTCCCGAACGCTCGTctatttcgacgacgtctggGTCTCGTTCCGGTGGAGGAGGTCCTTCGTCGAGCTCGCTTGCCGtacctccgccgccgccgccgccgccgccgccgtcgtcgtcatcttcgtctcaTCATTCGCAGCATTCTCATCattcgtcgagacgagaaACGGTGCAGATATCGCGGCAACGATACTTGAATCGATCCGCTTTGCATCCGCTGCCTGAACTGCCAGATGGATATG AGCAACGCACAACTCCTCACGGGCAAGTCTATTTTGTTCATTCCGCTACGGGTGTAAGCACGTGGCACGATCCGAGAGTTCCGAG GACTCTTTTGGTGCCCGACGAAGAGCTTGGCGAGCTTCCGGAAGGATGGGAAATCagggagacggcgacggggaGGAGGTACTATGTGGATCATAATAATAGGACGACGCAGTTCACCG ATCCTCGATTGGCAAGAAAAATGGCTAA CTCTGGGTCGTTTCCTCGGCAGAAACGTGACCTGGTTCAAAAGATGAAGCGTCTTCGTCACGAGCTGACTCAACTGCAGCCGGAAACGGGCCACTGTCGAATCGAAGTGTCGCGCGAGGACGTCTTTGAAGACTCGTATCGACAGATCATGCGAATGAGAcccaaggacctgaagaagCGACTCATGATTAAATTTCGAGGCGAAGACGGACTCGATTACGGCGGAATAGCGAG GGAGTGGCTCTACTTGCTTTCACACGAAATGTTGAATCCGTATTACGGACTTTTTCAGTACTCCAGAGATGATCTTTATACATTGCAAATAAATCGAGACTCAGCTATTAATCCA GAACACTTATCttattttcatttcgttGGGCGGGTCATTGGGATGGCTCTCTTTCACGGGCACTACATTGACGGCGGGTTTGCTATGCCGTTCTATAAG CAAATGTTAAATAAACCGAATACAATTGAAGACATGGAATTTGTTGATCCGGAATATTTTAATGGATTGAAGTGGCTTCT TGAGAACGACATAACAGACGTCATTGACGCGTTTTTTACAGTCCAGCACAATGCGTTTGGAGAGATGAAGACCTATGAACTGAAGGAGGAGGGATCAAAGGTTCAAGTGACCGAACAGAACAAGAGAGAATACGTTAG GCTTCTTGTGCAGTGGAGGCTAAGGCATGGAGTAGAGAAACAGATGCAGGTTCTTCTGAAGGGATTTCATGAATTCATTCAGCCGCATCTGTTGAAACCTTTCGACGAGAGAGAACTTGAG TTGCTGATTGGCGGGCTGGGCAAGATTGATACCGTAGACTGGAAGGCTAACACGAAACTGAAGCATTGTACACCGGATCATCCGGTTGTTCAATGGTTTTGGAAG ATCGTTGAAAGCTATGACGAGGAACAGAAagctcgtcttcttcaattcgtGACTGGATCGTCGCGAGTTCCTCTTGAAGGATTCAAAGCTCTGCAAG GCTCTACTGGATCAGCTGGGCCTCGTCTTTTCACTCTTCATCTTGTCGATGCCAATACAGATCTTTTACCGAAAGCACACACGTG tttcaatCGTCTTGATCTTCCTCACTATGAAACGTATGAAAAAATGTATGAAAAGCTGACGTGCGCTGTGGAAGAAACATGCGGATTTCTGGTTGAGTAG